In a single window of the Acidobacteriota bacterium genome:
- a CDS encoding PDZ domain-containing protein translates to MTSKRPIHRPVHRPVQRSLASYRLLSGFLALAFALGLLLGPAASAGAADHDSEHDQAGDHEDHRMVYAYKIAGLSGGFLGIQPIDLTPELRRHYGVSEDAGVLVGKVVPDSPAFAAGLQVGDIVTSVGGEVVDSPGDVRRLLGDHEAGDTVTVQVWRNGSPLDLTATLTEREGLDIGPHVFDFKGLESLEGLEGFEGLEGLEALKALEGLEDLEGLKVMPRIHLEDFDPGDFDFDFHAEGFDPEAMEELEERLQELFNSDEWHATVRGFEEHQGDLQQRLQELEERLHELEGELEELGDEPR, encoded by the coding sequence ATGACCTCGAAGCGACCCATTCATCGGCCCGTTCATCGACCTGTTCAGCGATCCTTAGCCTCGTACCGGCTGCTCTCCGGCTTCCTCGCTTTGGCCTTCGCCCTGGGGCTGCTGCTGGGGCCCGCGGCCTCCGCCGGGGCGGCGGACCATGACTCCGAGCACGACCAGGCCGGTGACCACGAAGACCACCGCATGGTCTACGCCTACAAAATCGCCGGTCTCAGCGGCGGCTTCCTGGGGATTCAGCCCATCGACCTGACGCCGGAGCTGCGGCGCCACTACGGCGTGTCGGAAGACGCCGGCGTGCTGGTGGGCAAGGTGGTGCCGGACAGCCCCGCCTTCGCCGCCGGCCTGCAGGTGGGAGACATCGTGACCTCCGTCGGTGGCGAGGTGGTGGACAGCCCCGGTGACGTGCGGCGCCTGCTGGGCGACCACGAGGCCGGCGACACCGTGACTGTGCAGGTCTGGCGTAACGGCTCGCCGCTGGATCTCACCGCCACCCTCACCGAGCGCGAAGGGCTGGACATCGGCCCCCATGTCTTCGACTTCAAGGGGCTCGAATCTCTGGAGGGTTTGGAGGGCTTCGAAGGCCTGGAGGGATTGGAGGCTCTGAAAGCCCTCGAGGGCCTGGAGGATCTGGAAGGGCTCAAGGTGATGCCCCGAATCCACCTCGAGGACTTCGATCCCGGTGACTTCGATTTCGACTTCCACGCCGAAGGCTTCGACCCCGAGGCGATGGAGGAGCTGGAGGAGCGGCTTCAGGAGCTCTTCAACAGCGACGAGTGGCATGCCACGGTGCGCGGATTCGAAGAGCACCAGGGAGATCTCCAGCAGCGTCTGCAGGAGCTCGAGGAGCGCCTCCACGAGCTCGAAGGCGAGCTGGAGGAGCTGGGGGACGAGCCCCGCTGA